From Malus sylvestris chromosome 1, drMalSylv7.2, whole genome shotgun sequence:
ATGGAGGAAAGCAAGATGTCATGGTGATCAACAACGCGATGAATTTGGGGGAGGTGGTGGGAAGTGACGACCTCCTTCCCTCTCCAACCCCCCACTAAAAAAAATGAGATACAGAGGGACGACAGAATGCTCTAGAGTCTTccccctttttgttttttttttgtttttttttgtttttttttctcttcctctcctctttttaatttttttgcccAATTCCACTTATAATATCCGGTCCCTTTAATCCCAATAAATGTTTGGGCCTTTTAGCCATAAgtggaaattaaaataattCCCACAATTTATAGtttcacaacttcaaacgtccgtaactatactgtTATAACTCGAACtcacaaacggctttcgcctgtACGCTCGTGGCTTCGAGACTTATTCGAAAATGTTActtgtgacctcaaaaggtcaacgaattttaaataattattttccaaacttcactcttcgtcactagtttaattaaaatataatccaaacgatttaaaataaattatcgagaaataatataaaatctcaatagtacaaatacgtagattataacagtgaaatccgaGAACGAGATTTCACAATGGGAATGagcccaacttacttataagccccAACAATATCTCTCTTCTCATCAATGTAAGATTCATTATTAACAGTTAGAATCAGTTACAGCCCACAAAAGAAAGTAATATGTTGGTcaaaagttgatttttttttttttttgggtcttgAGTGTATTAAAACTACATAAAAACAGGCTAGCTACGTACCCTTATCGATCGGGTGATTAAATTGTACATAATAACACTAAACACCGAATCCGACATGATGTCAAACAACGCGAAGTTGAATAATCCAACCAACTGTGAAAGTCTAATGAAGACCTAGGACTAAGTCGAGGTTGAAGGTGGCAAGCTGTGAGAAACTTCACCGAGAGAGACATGAACCATTTCGTTTTCTTCTAAAAAAGACTTCAGTGGGTGGATACGatgctcatatatatatatgttatcttGAGTGAGGGGATCTTCAATTTAACAGAAGATAATTGGAGTGCTGAATGCCAACCTTTGGAGTGCTGAATGCCaacctagagagagagagagagagagatatgagTCTATTGTCAAACAGGATTTCCAAGGAGGAGCTCCAGCCGGGAGATCACATCTATACTTATAGAAAACTGCATACATACTCCCACCATGGTGATTATTTaattacaaaaaatttaaaaattttgcattttttttctctttttgcatGCTCTCATTTATTTacgggaactttaacgaaaagcttccagtactgttcactttaacgaaaaaccacatttttacactaaaaaatcaatcctgatactattcactctacccttattttgtccttatcgttaaaacttaaagttttcaagccatttttattagttttccttttattttcaatcCATATAACAAAAATTTACAGATATATGCATAAATCCCACTTTAAGCatattgtgtatatatatttatggcaTGGTTGCATGCATGCAGGTATATACGTGGGGGAAGGTAGGGTTATTCATTTTGTTAAAACAAAGGGAAAAGGGAAAACAAGTAGTAAGAGAAAGCCTCGATGCAGCGAATGCAAGAACGACCCAAACACGGCACGCGGAGTGGTGAAAACCTGCGTCGATTGCTTCCTGAAAGGTCACGGCCTTTTTCGATTCGAATACAACGTGTCTCACGATCGCTTCAATATCAAAAACAAGGGGACTTGCAGCACTGAGAGTTGTTATCCGGGAGGCGAAACGGTTCGTCGTGCCTCAGAGATTTTCGACAAGGATCCGACTCTTGGGACGGGTTTcggtgaatacaatttgcttaaaaACAACTGCGAGGACTTTGCCAGCTATTGCAAAAGAGGCACGAGCGTGAGCGAGCAGGTTGTGAGGGCTACGTCTGTGGGGAATAGTTTTGCAGATTCAACAAATAGTAGTAGTACTAGTAGTGCTGCTTCCCCATCCAGAATTGATGATGGTACTACTTCCAAGACTGCTTTTCTTATTTCCATGGctacttctttcttttcttctgagTCTTGATTATGTTAgacggaattggatcctctcttgagcaGGAGATtaggatcctcctgacccaaCAATACGAACCATTGgattttgatcaaacggctacaaacaggcgccctctaaaaattatagtaattgtagccgttggatcaaaatccaatgaCCCGTGTTAGTGGGTCAAGAGGatcctgctcaggagaggatccaattccctgTTAGACCATGTCATGTTTCCTCTTTAGATACAAACTCTTCAGTTTGTATACTCAGTCAACAACTCTTATCCAATGGGAATTATGTTAGGTTTGTTTgacttttgaattttgaattacaCACTTGTAAATAGGGTTTTTGAAACCCTGATGTAATATGGAAATCATTATAAATAGATTCTTCTCCAATGGGAATTATGTTAGgtttgtttgaattttgaattgtacACTTGTA
This genomic window contains:
- the LOC126632910 gene encoding protein LEAD-SENSITIVE 1-like produces the protein MSLLSNRISKEELQPGDHIYTYRKLHTYSHHGIYVGEGRVIHFVKTKGKGKTSSKRKPRCSECKNDPNTARGVVKTCVDCFLKGHGLFRFEYNVSHDRFNIKNKGTCSTESCYPGGETVRRASEIFDKDPTLGTGFGEYNLLKNNCEDFASYCKRGTSVSEQVVRATSVGNSFADSTNSSSTSSAASPSRIDDGTTSKTAFLISMATSFFSSES